Within the Proteiniborus sp. DW1 genome, the region GAAGTCTGATAATGTAAATGTGACATCGGGATATTTATCAGTAAATTGTTTCAATAATGGTGGAAGTACATAATGTCTTGGAATAGAGCTAGAGCTTATTTCTAGATGACCTTGAACTTTACCCTTATGAGCTCCTAAATCAAACTGTGCCATGTTACGCATATTTATAATATTAAGTGCATATTTGTAAAGAAGTTCACCAGCTTCAGTAGGTGAAACACTTTTACCCGATCTATTTAACAAAAATGTTCCAAGTTCATTTTCTAGGTTTTGAATATGGCTCGTAACAGTAGGCTGAGTAAGGTATAATTTTTGAGCAGCCTTCGAAAAACTTTTTCTATTTACTACTTCTATAAAGGTTTCAAGTTGTCTAAAATCCAATATATCACCACTTTCTATTCTCATAATTTAATACTATTTGAAAAGAGCAATTTTGTCAATAATCATAGATAATACTAATAGCACTAGACTTAATATGGGGTGTATATCGTGAGTATTATATTAGATGAGTTGAATTATACCATAGGCAAATTAAATTAAAAGGAACGAGAAGGAAAGGAGCTTAAAGAAAATCAATTTTGGTATGGAGAAGAGTTAAAGGCTGCAAGAGATATAGTATTGAAGGTAGAAAAGTTAGATAGGTAGTTAAAGATTAGAGCTACAATTTAATACGCTTATCTCATATTAAGTAGACTTTAGTAATATAATCTATTAAAGCTAGTATGAGAGGTGATATTCATGAAGCATATGACGATACTAGAATACAATGATGGTTCAGGACTTACTGATAAAGTTCAAAGATGGGTAAGTGAAAACGAGGACCAAATTCTGGAGATAGTAGATGTTGAATATTCACAGCACGGAAATATTTTTATTGCTACAATAACTTATGAAGAGCGTACATAGTATTTTTATGAGCAAAAAAATATAAAAAGCAAGATATATACCAGTATATGTCTTGCTTTTTATATTTAATATTTAATATGGTGCCCGAGGCGAGAGTCGAACTCGCATGGTTTCCCGCTCGATTTTGAGTCGAGTGCGTCTGCCATTCCGCCACTCGGGCTTATAAGCTAGAACAAAAAAATTTTAACATAATACAGATGATAAGTCAATAGAAAATAAAGTAACTTATTAATAAGGAAATTCATATACTTTTTGTAACGAATAGAAAATTCTATTTTAGGCTCTAATGTTATGATAGAAACTTTTATTTTATTACAATGATAGTTATTTTATAGGTGATAAATTTTAGTAATATTACATAAACTTTTCTTACATGGTGTTAATTTATTGTTTGTAGGAGGATATGTATGAGAAGGTTCATAATAATAATCGCATTAACTTTAGTATTTTCTTTTCAAAGCGTAGCTCAATCCCAACAAGCAATACCTCAATATAGAATAGAAATAGATATATTGTCTAGAACTCTCTATTTTTTTGAGAACAACAGCATAACAAAAAAATATCCTATAGCTGTGGGAAAAGCGAGTACACAAACACCAATAGGAGAATACAAGATAATTAACAAAGTAGTTAATCCATATTACTCCAAGAAGAAAATAGCAGGAGGAAGTCCACAAAACCCTTTAGGCAGTAGGTGGATGGGGTTTAAGCCATCCTACGGAATCCATGGAAATAACAATCCAAAGTCTATAGGAACATTTGTGTCAGAGGGCTGCGTAAGAATGTACGATAAGGATGTAAAGGAGTTATATGAAAAGGTTACATTAGGAACACCAGTAATGGTAAAATACGAGCCAATACAAGTAAAAAATGATATAGAAAAAGCTAATCCCATAATTATTGTATATCCTGATACCTATAAGCAGGTATCAAATTTGGCAAATCTAGTTGACGAAAAATTAATAGAGCTTAGTCTTATAGATAAAATTGATGCTAATAGACTAAACGCATTAAAAAAGCTATTGAATAAAGAACTTGTGTTTTTTTCAGACAAATGGGTTTACATGATAAATGGAAATTATATTACTAATGATGTAGTAATTAAGGATGCTGATCTATATGTGAATCTTGATAAAATTTGTAGCTATCTTAATATAGATATAGTAGCTACTGAATCTATTGAAACTGTTCAAATTTTAAATAATAACATACCTATAATAGAAAACGAAGGAAGTAGGTATGTTACAGTTAGTTCATTAGAGAATAATCTTGGTGGGATTCACAAGATAAATAGAGAACAGCAATTAATTAACTTAGATTTAAGCTATATACTATATAATAGCAAGTTTGTAAAAGGTGGAATAATAGATATAGAAGGAGAGGCAGCCATTTCTTTAGATGCCTTAGACAACATGTTTTATGGCAAACTAAGTAGTTCTAAGGATAAAGCAAGTGTAATAGTAAATAATAAAGAAATAGAATGTAATATCGTTAATAATAAGCCATATATATATTTGAAGGATTTTATAGCTCAAACAAACTTTAAATTAAATACATATACAAAGGATAAGTATATAGAAATTTTTAGTGATGCTTATGCAATTTATTATGGAATAACCTATAAAGGAATTATCAGCAACAGGGATTTCTTTATTCCTAGGGAACTACTAATAAAGATGTTATCTGATTATCAAATAGATCCATTTGATAACTGTGATTGCTTAGCTACTATACAAATTTTATTACAGGAAAATGAGTTATACTATAATATAAGTAGATTACCAAATTGCTATAAGGTAACAAAGAAATATTATAATACAATATTTTTTCTTGATAAGAAAATGTGTCCATAATTTTAATTATTTCTAAAAAATATGTTGATAGACAGAACATTAAAAAAACCTTTAATTTCATTACTGAAATTAAAGGTTTTTTGTGCATAATCACCCCAAAAATGATAGAATAGATTTTAGATTTGTATGCTGATAAATATAAGGTATAAATAACATATAAAAGCATTTGGGGGAAGAGGTGAATGAATGTTTGATAAGGAGCAAAAACTCATAAAAAAATGCGCAAATGGAAACTTAAAGGCTTTTGATGAACTAATAGAAAAGTATGAAAAAACAGCTTATAACATAGCACTTAGAATGTTAAAGAACCCAGAAGATGCAATGGATGTTTCTCAAGAAGCATTTATTAAGGTTTTTAGATCTATAAAGACCTTTAACTTTGAGTCGGCATTTTCTACATGGTTGTATAGAATAGTTACAAATACCTGCCTAGATTTTTTAAGAAAAAGGAATTCCAATGTTTATTCAATAGATAATCCAATTCAAACAGAGGAAGGAGAAATTGAAAGAGATATTCCTGACGAAGCTGACAGCCCAGAAGAATTATTAGAAAAGAAGCTTACAAAGGAAATGGTTAATAATTCAATAAATAAATTAGAGGAAAATCATAGGATAGTAATAATTCTTAGAGATATTCAGGGGTTCAGTTACGAAGAAATATCGAAGATTTTAGATTGCTCTATTGGAACTGTAAAATCAAGAATAAATAGAGCACGTAAAAACTTGAAAGATATAATAATAAAAGATATGGAACTTAATAAAGAATATAACGTCTAATATTTGAAAGGAGGGATAAGATGAATTGCAGAGAGTTTACTGATAATATATCCTCATATATTGACAATGAAATGAATGAAATAGAAAAAAAAGAATTTGAACTTCATATTTTAAAATGCAATAATTGTAGACAAGAATATGAAGATATGATTAAGATGCTAAAATATATAAAATACCAGGAACAAGCTGAACTACCTGATAATTATAGATTAGAACTTAGACGCAAATTGAAAAAGGCAGCTAAAGAAGAGAAGAAAGTAAGTTGGAGGCTTATATCTTCTATAGCAGCAGGACTTATTATAATGATTGTAAGCTTTAGTATACTTTATGATAGATTTCCACTTAAGGGACAAGAAGAAAATTTAAGTAAAAGTGATAAAAGCCAAATTTTGCAGGGAAATATGACTTTTGATGCAAAGGAGCCTATGGTATCAATAGAAGAAAAAAATATAGAAGTGAAAGCTTTTACTGATAACTCTGTTACTGACCCTAATATAGCAATTACTAGTGTTCCAGTAAAAGGGAGTGATAAAGAGAATTTTTCATCAATGCAAGACTTTGGAACTATGGCTTCGAGAAGTAGCATAGGAAAAAGTAGAAAAGCAATAAAGGAAGCATACTTATCTATTGATTTAGAAGAATTAGATAAAGTTCAGGAGAAAATATCTAATTATATTGAAGAAAATGGAGGATTTATAGAAAGCATTGATAAAGAAGGATTTGAGAATAGTATAGAGCATAATGAAAGAAGTCATTTAATTAA harbors:
- a CDS encoding L,D-transpeptidase, producing the protein MRRFIIIIALTLVFSFQSVAQSQQAIPQYRIEIDILSRTLYFFENNSITKKYPIAVGKASTQTPIGEYKIINKVVNPYYSKKKIAGGSPQNPLGSRWMGFKPSYGIHGNNNPKSIGTFVSEGCVRMYDKDVKELYEKVTLGTPVMVKYEPIQVKNDIEKANPIIIVYPDTYKQVSNLANLVDEKLIELSLIDKIDANRLNALKKLLNKELVFFSDKWVYMINGNYITNDVVIKDADLYVNLDKICSYLNIDIVATESIETVQILNNNIPIIENEGSRYVTVSSLENNLGGIHKINREQQLINLDLSYILYNSKFVKGGIIDIEGEAAISLDALDNMFYGKLSSSKDKASVIVNNKEIECNIVNNKPYIYLKDFIAQTNFKLNTYTKDKYIEIFSDAYAIYYGITYKGIISNRDFFIPRELLIKMLSDYQIDPFDNCDCLATIQILLQENELYYNISRLPNCYKVTKKYYNTIFFLDKKMCP
- a CDS encoding sigma-70 family RNA polymerase sigma factor gives rise to the protein MFDKEQKLIKKCANGNLKAFDELIEKYEKTAYNIALRMLKNPEDAMDVSQEAFIKVFRSIKTFNFESAFSTWLYRIVTNTCLDFLRKRNSNVYSIDNPIQTEEGEIERDIPDEADSPEELLEKKLTKEMVNNSINKLEENHRIVIILRDIQGFSYEEISKILDCSIGTVKSRINRARKNLKDIIIKDMELNKEYNV
- a CDS encoding DUF4349 domain-containing protein, with the protein product MNCREFTDNISSYIDNEMNEIEKKEFELHILKCNNCRQEYEDMIKMLKYIKYQEQAELPDNYRLELRRKLKKAAKEEKKVSWRLISSIAAGLIIMIVSFSILYDRFPLKGQEENLSKSDKSQILQGNMTFDAKEPMVSIEEKNIEVKAFTDNSVTDPNIAITSVPVKGSDKENFSSMQDFGTMASRSSIGKSRKAIKEAYLSIDLEELDKVQEKISNYIEENGGFIESIDKEGFENSIEHNERSHLIKIRISSDKFEETLDFLRQLGTLIEEKLTHDDITDEYYNIETNLRCLYEQENLLLGILYKVEDADDKALVEDELKKVKEEINSEALSLEEYDNSTMLSTINTKLNEVGKDD